A genomic segment from Mustela lutreola isolate mMusLut2 chromosome 15, mMusLut2.pri, whole genome shotgun sequence encodes:
- the SKA2 gene encoding spindle and kinetochore-associated protein 2, protein MEAEVDKLELMFQKADSDLDYIQYRLEYEIKTDHPVTAGKKNPVTLLKELSAIKSRYQTLHARFKSITTEQKETKNRICTTVNKTMTMIQELQKQTDLELSPLSKEEQTAAEQLKSFMSDL, encoded by the exons TTCCAGAAAGCTGACTCTGATCTGGATTACATTCAATACAGGCTGGAATATGAAATCAAGACTGATCATCCTGTTACAGCAGGCAAG AAAAATCCAGTTACACTCTTAAAGGAATTGTCAGCAATAAAGTCTCGATATCAAACTTTGCATGCACGCTTTAAATCAATTACTACAGAGCAGAAAGAGACTAAGAACCGCATTTGTACTACTGTCAATAAGACTATGACCATGATACAAGAGCTACAAAAGCAAACAGACCTGGAG ctgtCACCACTGAGTAAAGAAGAGCAAACTGCAGCAGAACAATTAAAATCTTTCATGTCAGACTTATGA